The following proteins are encoded in a genomic region of Cyclonatronum proteinivorum:
- a CDS encoding LytR/AlgR family response regulator transcription factor — MIKAVIIDDQPENRDYLRTQLADYTDRIELTGEAGSVAAGIALIGYAKPGLIFLDVELGDGSGFDLLEAVPEFSGRVIFVTAFERYAVRAFRANAIDYLLKPVGTAELEEAIARVMHSRTEDEPLYRKALQNAALQRADQLPLQNIVISSLQGKEMIASSNISFIEADNTYSVVYLADGSKITASRPLLEFQEILDDQRFFRVHRSYLINVKHLKRFQARESCAQLVSGQTVPVSRRKAAAFSSFIRETFTAR; from the coding sequence TTGATTAAAGCTGTTATCATTGACGATCAGCCTGAAAACCGGGATTACCTCCGCACGCAGCTCGCTGATTATACCGATCGTATCGAACTGACCGGGGAAGCTGGCTCTGTTGCCGCGGGTATAGCCCTTATCGGATATGCCAAGCCCGGGCTAATTTTTCTTGATGTTGAGCTGGGAGACGGCAGCGGCTTTGACCTGCTCGAGGCTGTTCCGGAGTTCAGTGGACGGGTCATCTTTGTTACCGCCTTTGAACGCTATGCCGTACGCGCATTCCGCGCCAATGCCATCGACTATCTGCTCAAACCGGTAGGCACGGCTGAATTGGAGGAAGCCATTGCCCGGGTAATGCATTCGCGTACAGAAGACGAGCCCTTATATCGCAAAGCGCTACAAAATGCGGCCCTGCAGCGTGCGGATCAGCTGCCGCTTCAAAATATTGTAATTTCCTCTTTACAGGGCAAAGAAATGATTGCTTCATCCAATATCAGCTTTATCGAAGCCGATAACACCTACTCTGTGGTGTACCTTGCGGATGGCAGTAAGATTACGGCTTCACGGCCGCTGCTGGAGTTTCAGGAAATCTTGGACGATCAGCGCTTTTTTCGGGTGCACCGTTCCTACCTGATCAATGTGAAGCATCTCAAGCGTTTTCAGGCACGCGAATCTTGTGCACAGCTTGTCAGCGGGCAAACGGTGCCGGTTTCTCGCAGAAAAGCCGCCGCTTTTTCCAGCTTTATTCGCGAGACTTTTACAGCCCGCTGA
- a CDS encoding MFS transporter has product MTEPRFQTGLKHNWPQFALLVLINAFVGGMVGLERTILPELAETEFGIAARTAIFSFIIVFGFTKAAANYVAGRFASRYGRKNMLIAGWLFGIPVPFVLMFAPDWNWIIAANVLLGINQGLAWSANVIMKIDLAGEKDRGLAMGLNEFAGYLAVAIVAFLTGWIAAEAGLRPYPFYLGIGLSVLGLLLTILFVRDTAGFVQTEARASTVTQSRRPLFWEVSWANRSLMSVSQAGLLTNFKDGMAWGVFPIFLLAADLSLSEAALVIAVYPACWGLFQVATGKLSDYTGRRVMLFSGMLVQGISLLAFTLAGSYAGYLVTAAMLGIGTAMVYPVFLAAIADLVHPDERAESVGIFRLWRDSGYAFGALFAGLLADRFTVETAMFATAGLLIISALIIARRY; this is encoded by the coding sequence TTGACCGAGCCCCGCTTCCAAACCGGACTTAAGCACAACTGGCCGCAGTTTGCGCTACTGGTACTCATCAACGCCTTCGTTGGCGGCATGGTGGGACTCGAGCGTACTATCCTCCCCGAGCTTGCCGAAACGGAATTCGGCATTGCTGCTCGCACGGCGATTTTCTCCTTCATCATCGTCTTCGGCTTCACCAAAGCCGCAGCGAACTATGTCGCCGGACGCTTCGCCTCCCGCTACGGCCGCAAAAACATGCTGATTGCCGGCTGGCTCTTCGGCATCCCCGTGCCCTTCGTGCTCATGTTCGCACCGGACTGGAACTGGATTATCGCCGCCAACGTCTTGCTCGGCATCAATCAGGGACTGGCCTGGTCGGCCAACGTCATCATGAAAATCGACCTCGCCGGCGAAAAAGACCGCGGCCTGGCGATGGGCCTCAACGAATTTGCCGGCTATCTTGCCGTCGCCATTGTCGCCTTCCTCACCGGCTGGATAGCCGCCGAAGCCGGCCTCCGTCCGTACCCCTTCTATCTCGGCATCGGCCTGTCGGTACTGGGCCTGCTGCTCACCATCCTTTTCGTGCGCGACACCGCAGGCTTCGTCCAAACCGAAGCCCGCGCAAGCACGGTCACCCAAAGCCGCCGACCGCTGTTTTGGGAAGTGAGCTGGGCCAACCGCAGCCTGATGTCCGTTTCGCAGGCGGGCCTGCTCACCAACTTCAAAGACGGCATGGCCTGGGGCGTTTTTCCGATTTTTCTGCTCGCGGCGGACCTCAGCCTCTCCGAAGCCGCGCTTGTGATTGCCGTGTACCCGGCATGCTGGGGCCTGTTTCAGGTGGCAACCGGTAAGCTCTCGGATTACACGGGAAGGCGCGTCATGCTCTTCAGCGGCATGCTCGTGCAGGGAATCAGCCTGCTCGCCTTCACCTTAGCGGGCAGCTATGCCGGCTATTTGGTCACCGCCGCCATGCTTGGCATCGGCACGGCCATGGTGTACCCCGTATTTCTGGCCGCCATCGCTGACCTCGTCCATCCCGACGAGCGGGCCGAGAGCGTGGGCATCTTCCGGCTCTGGCGCGACAGCGGCTACGCCTTCGGCGCCCTCTTCGCCGGCCTCCTCGCCGACCGATTCACGGTAGAAACCGCCATGTTCGCCACCGCCGGCCTCCTGATCATATCCGCCCTCATCATCGCCCGCCGCTACTAA
- a CDS encoding sensor histidine kinase codes for MKLPSVSSSAILHCLIRAVIVWLLYAVAAGAGHFFEVSPANAQISSPDNILPGTIVYDMVQDTSGNLWFGTESGLTRYDGHSFKRYTTADGLPGNSILQLGADASGRVWALDFTGSVSYVHRGVVHTPTTSALLRDAVVPNFVPTSIYTQADTVWVSWELNKVMRITPARADVMQLNKGSKDVSVRHMASDGRGNLLLATLDSLYTVPTPQLQMETSTQRSFSSGRPFSYKGVPFAPAGQQWRSMLTDERLNPQGLNIPAAWQGDDAISMRFPYPQIRGQMFSASETTDGYIAVGTTEGMFFIPPDPDAPLTEVLDGMFVNRVLTDKEGNIWASTLGSGVFKFPAGFWKIRGFNAADAGLPALRSVRIMGDGTVFYGTASEFFGRYGSEGLATDRLPQKFASRYGFQLLIIDEWGGDIVLASSSTLFIGNRHEDGTVDFENGQYLHLGGPKQLVIVSDTLMYVGASMGILKAERGASGEVKLEPLYTGRVTSLASHPEKGLIAGGAQGLWRLEEGELLPYQPALEKSQITDLKLLNQDSLLIATNGFGLWKLSLSENRLIRLFEEDERLLSIREFKIDEYGNWWLASSSGLFHYDPAAEVLSLRDTGNIRRLDVRSGSLAYLTSASAVMSDAASFPLPEIALQFNPPRLLADDILIPLIPASQPGAAAQDGKLLSYETASLPYRTRLLQLETSVPHFRTEGNIQYHFRLLPADQAWQATAVPDFSFRILRPGSYELSIRAEATGAQPSPELHIPFVIEAPFWQKSWFLGITMMGLIGLVMLGINIQLMRIERRERIKLEQYKKTVELEQQALTAMMNPHFIFNVLNAIRQYISTQQEGKADTYLQLFARLIRLQLEATFRKKITLKEEISLLEMYAELEMARLPQTVQFRISVDAELQDELDEIEIPPMLIQPFLENALLHGIKPGAKPGLVTLVFSLAGDSCLKVTLQDNGVGMASVSAQPAKDSKHTSLALTLIRQRLELMRPEIKPDEVLSISSTAGEGTSVSFEIPI; via the coding sequence ATGAAGCTTCCATCGGTCAGCTCCTCAGCCATATTGCATTGTCTTATCCGTGCGGTCATCGTTTGGTTGCTGTATGCCGTAGCGGCAGGCGCTGGTCATTTTTTTGAAGTTTCCCCTGCAAACGCCCAAATCTCCAGCCCTGACAACATTCTGCCCGGTACTATTGTGTACGATATGGTGCAGGATACCAGCGGAAACCTCTGGTTCGGCACGGAAAGTGGTCTAACAAGGTACGACGGGCACAGCTTCAAAAGATATACTACCGCCGACGGGCTTCCGGGCAACAGCATCCTGCAGCTCGGAGCGGATGCATCGGGGCGTGTGTGGGCGCTGGATTTCACGGGCAGCGTATCCTATGTGCACAGAGGTGTTGTACATACCCCGACAACTTCAGCACTCCTCAGGGATGCCGTCGTGCCAAATTTCGTGCCTACTTCCATCTACACACAGGCTGATACCGTCTGGGTTTCGTGGGAACTTAACAAGGTGATGCGCATTACTCCTGCGCGTGCAGATGTGATGCAGCTTAATAAAGGGAGCAAAGATGTTTCGGTGCGGCACATGGCAAGTGATGGTCGCGGCAATTTGTTGCTTGCCACCCTTGACTCGCTCTACACAGTTCCCACCCCACAGCTTCAGATGGAAACGTCCACACAGCGAAGCTTTTCATCAGGGCGGCCCTTTAGTTATAAAGGTGTTCCGTTTGCACCTGCCGGTCAGCAGTGGCGAAGCATGCTTACAGACGAACGGTTAAATCCGCAGGGTCTGAACATTCCGGCGGCATGGCAGGGCGATGATGCTATAAGCATGCGTTTTCCCTATCCGCAAATCAGGGGTCAGATGTTTTCCGCAAGCGAAACCACAGACGGGTACATTGCGGTCGGTACAACCGAAGGCATGTTTTTCATTCCGCCCGACCCGGATGCACCGCTTACTGAAGTTCTTGACGGGATGTTTGTAAACCGTGTTCTTACGGATAAGGAAGGAAACATCTGGGCTTCCACACTTGGAAGCGGCGTATTTAAGTTTCCTGCCGGCTTCTGGAAAATTCGGGGATTTAACGCAGCCGATGCAGGTTTGCCCGCCCTCAGAAGCGTGCGGATTATGGGCGACGGAACCGTTTTCTACGGGACCGCTTCTGAATTTTTCGGGCGATACGGCAGCGAAGGACTCGCCACAGACCGGCTACCGCAAAAATTTGCTTCGCGTTACGGTTTCCAGCTCCTGATTATCGATGAGTGGGGCGGGGATATCGTGCTTGCATCATCAAGCACACTTTTTATCGGGAACAGGCATGAAGATGGTACGGTGGATTTTGAGAACGGACAGTATCTTCATCTTGGAGGACCAAAGCAGCTGGTCATTGTATCTGATACCCTCATGTATGTAGGGGCAAGTATGGGCATTTTAAAAGCTGAAAGAGGGGCATCCGGTGAAGTGAAGTTGGAGCCTTTATACACAGGCCGGGTTACATCCCTGGCAAGTCATCCGGAGAAAGGGCTGATCGCCGGGGGGGCACAGGGCCTGTGGCGGCTGGAAGAAGGTGAGCTGTTACCTTATCAACCCGCGCTTGAAAAATCACAGATCACAGACCTCAAACTTTTAAATCAGGATTCGCTGCTGATTGCTACCAATGGTTTTGGCCTTTGGAAGCTCAGCCTAAGCGAAAACCGTCTTATCCGTTTGTTCGAAGAAGATGAGCGTCTGCTAAGTATCAGGGAATTTAAAATTGATGAATATGGTAACTGGTGGCTGGCAAGCTCATCGGGTCTGTTTCATTACGATCCGGCAGCCGAAGTGCTTAGTTTGCGGGATACCGGTAATATCAGGCGGCTAGATGTTCGCAGCGGTTCGCTGGCATACTTAACGAGTGCTTCAGCTGTGATGAGTGATGCGGCCTCCTTTCCGCTTCCGGAAATTGCGCTGCAGTTTAATCCTCCCCGCCTGCTTGCGGACGATATCCTGATTCCGCTCATACCGGCATCACAGCCGGGAGCAGCTGCGCAGGACGGTAAGCTGTTAAGCTATGAGACGGCATCCCTTCCGTACCGTACGCGACTGCTTCAGCTGGAAACAAGTGTGCCACATTTCAGAACCGAAGGAAACATACAGTATCATTTCAGGCTTCTTCCGGCAGATCAGGCATGGCAGGCGACAGCGGTACCTGATTTTTCATTCCGGATTCTCAGGCCCGGCAGTTACGAACTCAGTATTCGGGCGGAAGCAACGGGAGCACAGCCCTCTCCCGAACTGCACATTCCTTTTGTAATAGAAGCACCATTCTGGCAAAAATCATGGTTTTTGGGCATCACCATGATGGGTCTCATCGGCCTTGTGATGCTTGGCATAAACATACAGCTTATGAGGATAGAGCGCCGGGAGCGTATCAAGCTCGAGCAGTACAAAAAAACAGTGGAGCTTGAACAGCAGGCACTCACCGCGATGATGAACCCGCACTTCATATTTAATGTGCTCAATGCCATTCGACAGTATATTTCAACACAGCAGGAAGGCAAGGCCGATACGTACCTGCAGCTCTTTGCCCGCCTCATCCGGCTGCAGCTTGAAGCCACCTTCCGCAAAAAAATTACGCTGAAGGAGGAAATAAGCCTGCTCGAAATGTATGCAGAACTGGAAATGGCACGCCTCCCTCAAACCGTACAGTTTCGCATTTCTGTAGATGCAGAGCTGCAGGATGAACTTGATGAAATTGAAATTCCTCCTATGCTCATTCAGCCGTTTCTTGAAAATGCCCTGCTTCATGGCATAAAGCCTGGTGCGAAACCAGGCCTGGTCACACTGGTATTTAGTTTAGCAGGGGACAGCTGCCTGAAGGTAACACTGCAGGATAATGGCGTTGGAATGGCTTCGGTTTCCGCTCAACCTGCTAAGGACTCGAAACATACGTCATTAGCCCTGACACTCATAAGGCAACGCCTGGAGCTCATGCGCCCGGAAATAAAACCCGATGAAGTGCTAAGCATCAGCAGCACTGCAGGGGAGGGAACATCGGTATCGTTTGAGATACCGATTTAA
- a CDS encoding OmpA family protein translates to MNLTVRAIFFLFITVLLFSACRSSQELLPPSERTLDYLMSLDPEVLKTLDTDGDGLSDYDEIFVYGTDPLNPDTDGDGLSDYDEIYVYGTDPLNPDTDGDGLSDFDEIYVYSTDPLNPDTDGDGLSDYDEIYVYGTDPLNPDTDGDGLSDYDEIYVYGTDPLNPDTDGDGFTDGQEIEMGTDPLDPNDPVVIRELNQINFDFDRSNIDREARGLLTENVEKLNTNPNYTIRIEAFTDPVGTDQYNLRLSVRRANAVADFYRAEGISSERMTVVGLGVDPNPCMNPIPGDRGCRENRRAASEPIHPFRFQPQFND, encoded by the coding sequence ATGAACCTGACTGTAAGAGCAATATTCTTTCTCTTTATTACCGTGCTGTTGTTCTCAGCATGTCGTTCATCCCAAGAACTGCTGCCTCCCAGTGAGCGGACCCTTGACTACCTGATGAGTCTTGATCCCGAAGTTTTAAAAACACTGGATACCGATGGCGACGGTCTGTCAGATTACGACGAAATTTTTGTTTATGGCACTGACCCGCTCAATCCTGATACAGATGGTGATGGCCTCTCTGATTATGACGAAATTTATGTGTATGGCACCGATCCGCTCAATCCTGATACAGATGGCGACGGCCTTTCTGATTTTGATGAAATCTACGTGTATAGTACCGACCCGCTGAACCCTGATACAGACGGTGACGGCCTTTCTGACTACGATGAGATTTATGTGTACGGCACCGACCCGCTGAATCCTGATACAGATGGCGACGGTCTCTCTGACTACGACGAAATTTATGTGTACGGCACAGACCCCCTCAATCCTGATACTGACGGTGACGGATTCACCGACGGACAGGAAATCGAAATGGGTACAGATCCCCTCGATCCTAATGATCCTGTCGTTATTCGTGAGCTGAATCAAATCAACTTCGATTTTGACCGCTCTAACATTGACAGAGAAGCCCGTGGTTTACTGACCGAGAATGTTGAGAAACTTAATACCAACCCGAACTACACCATCCGTATTGAAGCTTTCACGGATCCTGTAGGTACCGATCAGTACAACCTTCGCCTGTCTGTTCGCCGTGCGAATGCAGTTGCTGATTTCTACCGTGCAGAAGGTATCTCAAGCGAGCGCATGACTGTTGTTGGTCTGGGTGTAGATCCGAATCCATGTATGAATCCGATTCCGGGCGACCGCGGCTGCCGTGAAAACCGTCGTGCAGCCTCCGAGCCGATTCACCCCTTCCGTTTCCAGCCACAGTTTAACGACTAA
- a CDS encoding serine hydrolase, whose amino-acid sequence MRRNNAFSMLLLAVFMLHASAQLELLPIAAQSPEPGYGGFENALAAIAETHDTAGMAVIGSCGDVQHEVLLGKRDIARSLPVTSDTHFRIASVSKLVTGLAVLHLHDEGALDLHQPAGALLGFPLQNPDWPLSPIRIIDLLTHQSSIQDGETYADFLWESYTSENPPPISDLLQPGAQWHAPNNWRQEPPGSFFAYSNLNYGLLGSIIEAATQQRFDRYMHTTFLPLLDMEGSFNPADLADIDQLAVLYRKLSGEWTPQFDHFEGVAPPDRELPSYIPGSNGLLFAPQGGLRTTARSLMKLVRLLQHNGHTGNAQLIQPETMAFLLEPQWIFNGSNGDPYFGLYYAFGAGAHHTTNRPNEDVVVPGHFFTGHPGAAYGLASNLYIRTGEGPDTAILFITNGVGTGLGFDARSSFYTIETDVFEAFAHHILAPCMAQTSLNHPPETESAPAASFQLLRPYPNPFNSQTRLSWEMNRPDQVRVSVHDTAGRLVRSLASAHYGPGKHHLSFDASALSSGTYIVRFQSKNGLTQTVSITVLK is encoded by the coding sequence ATGCGCCGAAACAATGCCTTTAGTATGCTCCTTCTTGCAGTTTTCATGCTGCATGCTTCGGCTCAGCTGGAGCTGCTGCCCATAGCCGCTCAGTCACCCGAACCCGGATATGGCGGATTTGAAAACGCCCTCGCAGCCATTGCGGAAACACACGATACCGCCGGGATGGCTGTCATCGGCAGCTGCGGGGATGTGCAGCACGAAGTTTTGCTCGGAAAACGCGACATCGCCCGCAGCCTGCCCGTTACCTCAGACACGCACTTCCGCATCGCATCGGTCAGTAAACTTGTGACGGGCCTTGCGGTACTGCACCTGCATGATGAGGGAGCGCTCGACCTGCATCAGCCCGCGGGCGCGCTCCTCGGCTTCCCGCTGCAAAACCCGGACTGGCCACTCAGTCCCATCCGCATCATCGACCTGCTCACCCATCAAAGCAGCATTCAGGATGGTGAGACTTATGCGGACTTTCTCTGGGAAAGCTACACTTCTGAAAATCCCCCGCCCATTTCAGACTTACTGCAACCCGGCGCGCAGTGGCACGCCCCCAACAACTGGCGTCAGGAACCGCCGGGAAGCTTCTTCGCATACAGCAACCTCAACTACGGACTCCTCGGCAGCATCATCGAAGCCGCAACACAGCAGCGCTTCGACCGATACATGCACACCACATTCCTGCCCCTGCTTGACATGGAAGGCAGTTTTAACCCTGCTGATCTTGCCGATATTGATCAGCTTGCCGTGCTCTACCGCAAACTTTCCGGCGAATGGACCCCGCAGTTCGATCACTTTGAAGGAGTCGCACCGCCTGACCGCGAGCTCCCGTCTTACATACCGGGCAGCAACGGCCTGCTCTTTGCCCCGCAGGGAGGCCTGCGCACTACCGCCCGCTCCCTCATGAAGCTCGTACGCCTGCTTCAGCACAACGGGCACACCGGAAATGCGCAGCTCATTCAGCCCGAAACCATGGCATTCCTGCTCGAACCACAGTGGATCTTCAACGGCAGCAACGGCGACCCTTACTTCGGACTGTATTACGCGTTTGGCGCCGGTGCCCATCACACAACCAACCGCCCCAACGAAGACGTCGTTGTGCCCGGGCACTTCTTTACCGGACATCCGGGCGCAGCGTACGGTCTCGCTTCCAACCTCTATATCCGCACCGGCGAAGGGCCGGATACCGCCATTCTCTTTATCACCAACGGCGTGGGAACAGGTCTCGGCTTTGATGCCCGATCATCTTTCTACACCATCGAAACCGACGTCTTCGAAGCCTTCGCCCACCACATTTTAGCGCCCTGCATGGCGCAAACATCTCTTAATCATCCGCCTGAAACAGAATCCGCTCCTGCAGCCTCCTTTCAGCTGTTGCGGCCTTATCCCAACCCCTTCAACAGCCAAACCCGGCTGAGCTGGGAAATGAACCGCCCCGATCAGGTGCGTGTCAGCGTGCACGACACCGCCGGGCGCCTGGTCCGCAGCCTTGCTTCGGCACACTACGGACCGGGCAAGCATCATCTTAGCTTTGATGCCTCCGCACTTTCAAGCGGTACCTACATTGTGCGCTTCCAAAGCAAAAACGGTCTCACCCAGACCGTCTCCATAACCGTGCTCAAATAA
- a CDS encoding ferredoxin encodes MIRIFFQRNKCIGCNACVEAAPFRWRVSHKDGRCTLVEGESRRGGQLYIARVGEDEREANEQAARNCPAGIIRIEG; translated from the coding sequence TTGATCCGCATCTTCTTTCAGCGCAACAAATGCATCGGCTGCAACGCCTGCGTGGAAGCCGCGCCCTTCCGCTGGCGGGTGTCGCACAAGGACGGCCGCTGCACCCTCGTGGAAGGCGAATCCCGCCGCGGCGGTCAGCTCTATATCGCCCGCGTCGGCGAAGACGAGCGCGAAGCCAACGAACAGGCCGCCCGCAACTGCCCGGCAGGCATCATCCGCATCGAAGGCTGA
- a CDS encoding DegQ family serine endoprotease: MPTITPKFAAAFTFALVVLFVSYFTNHDSVSEPAPYIFAEEAWTPPQRTADDPPIQSLRDLNNAFVSLAENAAPAVVTVNTERTVRQRQVSPFDMFDEFFGRPRQQPRERSFQQRGQGSGVIVSSDGIVMTNHHVIANADTIIVRLSNNDNLGASVIGTDPSTDIAILRVHAENLPFMPMGDSDALRVGEMVMAIGSPLSQNLAQTVTQGIVSAKGRSNVNLVDFEDFIQTDAAINPGNSGGPLMNMDGEVIGINTAIASRSGGFQGIGFAVPINMARAVMDSILETGRVVRGFIGITGQELDDSLARAFGLERTKGAVITSIGDDSPAEQAGLRVEDVIIEYDGRTLTNWRTFQSYVASRPPGTRINLVVNREGETMNVTVTLAERPDEELTEEETESMFERFGFSIDTFTQSHAERHNLRADLNGVIVTAVQEGSVAYRRGLREGDLITAVNRRRVANPQEFNSHIQNAQPGSTLLLNVVRQNQQFFMSIDV; this comes from the coding sequence ATGCCTACCATCACACCGAAATTTGCAGCCGCTTTTACTTTTGCGCTGGTCGTGCTGTTTGTCAGTTACTTCACAAACCATGATTCCGTATCTGAGCCGGCACCCTATATCTTCGCCGAAGAAGCCTGGACACCGCCACAGCGCACCGCGGACGACCCGCCCATTCAGTCCCTCCGCGATCTCAACAACGCCTTTGTAAGCCTGGCAGAAAACGCGGCGCCCGCTGTCGTTACCGTAAACACCGAGCGTACCGTACGTCAGCGTCAGGTCTCCCCCTTTGATATGTTTGATGAGTTTTTCGGTCGCCCGCGTCAGCAGCCCCGTGAGCGCTCCTTCCAGCAGCGCGGACAAGGCTCCGGCGTAATCGTCTCCAGCGACGGTATCGTCATGACCAACCACCACGTAATTGCCAATGCCGATACCATCATAGTACGGCTCAGCAACAACGACAACCTCGGCGCATCCGTCATTGGTACAGACCCCAGCACCGACATTGCCATCCTCCGCGTTCATGCCGAAAACCTGCCTTTCATGCCCATGGGCGACAGCGACGCCCTGCGCGTAGGCGAAATGGTGATGGCCATCGGAAGCCCGCTCAGCCAGAACCTGGCCCAAACCGTAACACAGGGCATCGTGAGTGCCAAAGGCCGGTCAAACGTCAATCTTGTAGATTTTGAAGACTTCATCCAAACCGACGCCGCCATCAACCCCGGCAATTCCGGCGGCCCCCTCATGAATATGGATGGCGAAGTAATTGGCATCAATACCGCCATTGCTTCCCGCTCCGGCGGATTTCAGGGCATCGGTTTCGCAGTACCTATTAACATGGCGCGCGCCGTGATGGACTCTATCCTCGAAACCGGACGCGTTGTGCGCGGCTTCATCGGAATCACCGGGCAGGAGCTCGATGACTCCCTCGCCCGCGCCTTCGGCCTCGAACGCACCAAAGGAGCCGTAATCACCAGCATTGGCGACGACAGCCCCGCCGAGCAGGCAGGTCTGCGCGTTGAAGACGTCATCATCGAATACGACGGACGTACCCTCACCAACTGGCGCACCTTCCAAAGCTACGTCGCCTCCCGCCCGCCCGGCACCCGCATCAACCTCGTCGTAAACCGCGAAGGCGAAACCATGAACGTAACCGTCACCCTCGCCGAGCGCCCCGATGAAGAGCTCACCGAAGAAGAAACAGAAAGCATGTTCGAGCGCTTCGGCTTCTCCATCGATACCTTCACCCAAAGCCATGCCGAGCGCCACAACCTGCGGGCCGACCTCAACGGCGTCATCGTCACCGCTGTGCAGGAAGGCAGCGTCGCCTACCGCCGCGGACTCCGTGAAGGCGACCTCATCACCGCGGTCAACCGCCGCCGCGTGGCCAACCCGCAGGAGTTCAACAGCCACATTCAAAACGCACAGCCGGGCAGCACCCTCCTCCTGAACGTCGTCCGGCAAAACCAGCAGTTCTTCATGAGCATCGACGTATAA
- a CDS encoding peptidase U32 family protein — MVQPVEIMAPVGSPESLTAALNAGAHAVYFGIEQLNMRARSSTNFTLDDLEAIAERCSAAGVRTYLTLNTILYDHDLRLMRRIIDTAKAAGITAVIASDHAAMAYAKQAGLPVHISTQANVTNVETVAFYAAFADVMVLSRELSLSQVKHITREIERLQITGPSGKLIRIEIFAHGALCMAVSGKCYLSLHSHNSSANRGACIQNCRHQYIVTDKEDGYELEIDNDYIMSAKDLCTIDFLDKVIDAGVRILKIEGRGRSADYVDTTVRCYREAAEAVADGSFSPEKVEDWKARLSTVFNRGFWDGYYLGRKMGEWSNTYGSQATERKVFLGRGVKYYERAGAGEFQLETGSLRVGDTILVTGPGTGVLRHTVTELREADRSVPEVHKGSHFSVALPEKIRASDKLYKLQPA; from the coding sequence ATGGTTCAGCCGGTCGAAATTATGGCGCCTGTGGGCTCCCCCGAGTCCCTTACGGCGGCGCTCAACGCAGGCGCACATGCGGTGTATTTTGGCATCGAGCAGCTCAACATGCGCGCCCGATCCTCCACCAACTTCACCCTCGACGACCTCGAAGCCATCGCTGAGCGTTGCAGCGCGGCGGGGGTACGCACCTACCTCACGCTCAACACCATCCTCTACGATCACGACCTACGCCTCATGCGCCGCATCATCGATACGGCCAAAGCTGCGGGCATCACCGCCGTGATTGCTTCCGATCATGCCGCCATGGCCTACGCCAAACAGGCCGGACTCCCCGTGCACATCTCCACGCAGGCGAACGTCACCAATGTGGAAACCGTCGCCTTCTATGCCGCCTTCGCCGATGTCATGGTCCTTTCCCGTGAGCTCAGCCTGAGTCAGGTGAAGCACATCACCCGCGAGATCGAGCGCCTGCAGATCACCGGCCCCTCCGGCAAGCTGATCCGCATCGAAATTTTTGCGCATGGCGCCCTCTGCATGGCCGTTTCGGGCAAATGCTACCTCAGCCTGCACTCCCACAACTCCTCCGCCAACCGCGGGGCCTGCATCCAAAACTGCCGCCATCAGTACATCGTCACCGACAAGGAAGACGGCTACGAGCTCGAAATCGACAACGACTACATCATGAGCGCCAAAGACCTGTGCACCATCGATTTCCTCGATAAAGTCATCGACGCCGGGGTGCGCATCCTCAAAATTGAAGGCCGCGGCCGCTCCGCCGATTATGTCGATACAACTGTGCGCTGTTACCGCGAAGCCGCCGAAGCCGTGGCCGACGGCAGCTTTTCACCCGAAAAAGTGGAAGACTGGAAAGCCCGGCTTTCGACCGTCTTCAACCGCGGTTTTTGGGACGGCTACTATCTCGGCCGCAAAATGGGCGAGTGGAGCAATACCTACGGCTCGCAGGCAACCGAGCGCAAAGTCTTCCTCGGGCGGGGCGTCAAATACTACGAACGCGCCGGCGCGGGCGAGTTTCAGCTCGAAACCGGAAGCCTGCGCGTGGGCGACACCATCCTCGTAACCGGACCCGGCACAGGCGTGCTCCGTCACACCGTCACCGAGCTCCGCGAAGCCGACCGCAGCGTACCCGAAGTACACAAAGGCAGCCACTTCTCCGTCGCCCTCCCCGAAAAAATCCGGGCAAGCGACAAACTCTACAAGCTGCAACCCGCGTAA